In a genomic window of Dehalococcoidales bacterium:
- the fsa gene encoding fructose-6-phosphate aldolase, giving the protein MRIFLDTANVEEIAHGVKIGVVSGVTTNPSLVSKEGCRSYQELVQKICTVTSGDVSVEVTEENVEGMLAQARQISKWAPNVVVKIPATEPGLEATSILTREGIRINMTLCFSLNQALLAALAGASYISPFVGRLDDIGEDGMALIADIVNLYNRHAYETKVLAASIRHPYHVLHAARVGAHVITMPYNVLKQMIKHPLTDIGIERFLSDWRQSGSAFS; this is encoded by the coding sequence GTGCGCATTTTTCTGGATACAGCCAACGTCGAAGAGATTGCCCATGGGGTAAAAATCGGCGTGGTTAGTGGAGTTACTACCAATCCTTCCCTGGTATCAAAAGAAGGTTGCCGGAGCTATCAGGAGCTGGTGCAAAAGATTTGCACTGTAACCTCTGGTGATGTTTCCGTTGAAGTTACAGAAGAAAACGTGGAGGGTATGCTTGCCCAGGCACGGCAGATTTCGAAATGGGCTCCCAATGTCGTGGTAAAAATTCCGGCTACTGAACCGGGGCTTGAAGCCACTTCGATATTGACCAGGGAAGGTATCAGGATTAATATGACCCTTTGTTTTTCATTGAATCAGGCTTTGCTGGCTGCGCTGGCAGGAGCCAGTTATATTAGCCCATTTGTCGGAAGGTTAGATGATATTGGGGAAGACGGTATGGCGCTTATAGCTGATATTGTTAATCTTTATAATCGGCATGCTTATGAAACAAAAGTGCTTGCAGCAAGTATTCGTCATCCCTATCACGTATTGCATGCTGCCAGGGTTGGTGCTCATGTAATTACTATGCCATACAATGTACTAAAACAAATGATTAAACACCCCCTGACCGATATAGGTATTGAGCGCTTTCTTTCAGATTGGCGTCAATCGGGTTCGGCCTTCAGCTAG
- a CDS encoding DUF3820 family protein translates to MEQDKYNTSNSRVLLELANTHMPYGKYKGCLLCDLPEPYLVWFSRNGFPSGKLGFLLSSIYEIKVNGLEYLLKPLRDKKPQI, encoded by the coding sequence ATGGAGCAGGATAAATACAACACGAGTAATTCACGGGTGCTTCTGGAGCTGGCAAACACACATATGCCGTATGGAAAGTATAAAGGGTGTTTACTGTGCGATCTGCCGGAACCATATCTGGTTTGGTTTAGTCGTAATGGTTTTCCATCGGGGAAGCTGGGATTTTTGCTATCAAGTATCTATGAGATTAAAGTAAACGGTCTGGAATATCTACTCAAACCCTTGAGAGATAAAAAACCGCAAATATAA
- a CDS encoding Tex family protein: MRSDLIEQIARATGVDSRQVESVGSLLEQGATIPFIARYRKEKTGSLDEVKIATIRDELIRIAALEKRREAVLKSLEEQGVLTESLNETVNACSSLPELEDIYLPYRPKRRTKATIAREKGLEPLAERIFSLKAVNPCQEALAYIDPGKGIETAEAAVAGARDIIAEWISEDANARRLIRRLFFQEGIIESKVAKGKEEEGLKYSNYFDWQEPIKKAPSHRVLAMLRGESEGFLKIKIQPPEFKALSLLRSLFIRGSGLSCEQVDNAIKDSYSRLLSPSIENDIRKQIKERADEEALKVFARNLRNTLMSPPLGQRSVLAIDPGYRTGCKLAAIDRQGGLMADAVIYIGRSEEISRQASHIVQEMIEHYDIEAIAIGNGTASRETADFIHSLQIPANIPVVIVNEGGASVYSASAIAREEFPHHDITVRGAVSIGRRLQDPLAELVKIDPKAIGIGQYQHDVDQVKLKDKLDETVMSCVNEVGVKVNNASQQLLTYVSGLGPALAANIIRYRRENGPFRSREELKKVPRLGAKAFELAAGFLRIDESENPLDASGVHPESYAIVDRMAADSGCSVISLIHHEDKRSLIQSEKYISDKHGLPTINDILTELARPGRDPRQKFESICFDSSIRTIADLKPGMKLAGIVTNVTNFGAFVDIGVHQDGLVHISQLADSFVRNPADIVSVNQAVTVTVLDIDAKLKRIALSMKTDTIPAG; the protein is encoded by the coding sequence GTGCGCAGTGACCTTATTGAACAGATTGCCAGGGCAACCGGAGTTGATTCGCGACAGGTTGAATCGGTTGGATCTTTGTTGGAACAAGGGGCAACCATACCTTTCATTGCCCGATATCGTAAAGAAAAAACCGGCTCTCTCGATGAAGTAAAAATCGCAACTATCAGGGATGAGCTCATCCGTATAGCTGCTCTCGAAAAACGGCGCGAAGCAGTATTAAAATCGCTTGAAGAACAGGGCGTACTCACAGAGAGTTTGAATGAAACTGTCAATGCCTGCTCCTCTCTGCCCGAGCTTGAGGATATCTATCTGCCTTACCGCCCCAAACGACGGACCAAGGCAACAATCGCCAGGGAAAAAGGCCTTGAACCGCTTGCCGAAAGAATATTCAGCTTGAAGGCCGTAAACCCATGCCAGGAAGCGCTTGCTTATATTGACCCTGGGAAAGGTATTGAAACCGCCGAAGCGGCCGTTGCCGGCGCACGCGATATTATCGCCGAATGGATAAGCGAAGATGCCAATGCTCGCAGGCTTATACGGCGCCTGTTTTTCCAGGAAGGAATTATCGAATCCAAAGTAGCCAAAGGCAAGGAAGAAGAAGGCCTTAAATACAGTAACTATTTCGATTGGCAGGAGCCAATAAAAAAAGCCCCTTCGCATCGTGTGCTTGCCATGTTGAGAGGCGAAAGCGAAGGTTTTTTAAAAATCAAAATCCAGCCTCCCGAATTTAAGGCTCTGTCCCTGCTTCGAAGCCTATTCATAAGGGGCAGCGGGTTATCCTGTGAACAGGTAGATAATGCCATAAAAGACTCTTACTCCCGGCTGTTGTCCCCCTCGATTGAAAATGATATTCGTAAACAAATAAAGGAACGCGCAGACGAAGAAGCGCTGAAAGTTTTTGCCCGTAATCTGCGAAACACTCTGATGTCTCCTCCCCTTGGACAACGTTCAGTGCTGGCTATTGATCCCGGCTACCGCACCGGTTGTAAGTTGGCAGCTATTGACCGGCAGGGAGGATTGATGGCAGATGCTGTGATATATATTGGTAGATCAGAAGAAATCTCCAGACAAGCCTCGCATATTGTACAGGAGATGATCGAACACTACGATATAGAGGCTATCGCTATTGGTAACGGCACCGCAAGCAGGGAAACGGCTGATTTTATCCACTCGCTACAAATACCGGCAAACATTCCGGTAGTAATAGTAAATGAGGGGGGTGCGTCGGTGTACTCTGCTTCTGCCATTGCCCGCGAAGAATTTCCCCATCACGACATAACTGTTCGCGGAGCAGTATCGATTGGCAGGCGTCTCCAGGACCCGCTGGCAGAACTCGTCAAGATCGATCCAAAAGCTATAGGTATAGGCCAATACCAGCATGATGTTGATCAGGTTAAGTTAAAAGACAAGCTGGACGAAACCGTTATGAGTTGTGTTAATGAAGTAGGCGTCAAGGTCAACAACGCCAGCCAGCAGCTACTCACCTATGTTTCCGGACTCGGCCCAGCCCTTGCCGCCAATATTATCAGATATCGCCGAGAAAATGGCCCTTTCCGCAGCCGGGAAGAGCTTAAAAAAGTACCGCGGCTGGGTGCGAAAGCCTTTGAGCTTGCTGCCGGATTTTTACGGATAGACGAAAGTGAAAATCCTTTAGATGCAAGTGGAGTCCACCCGGAAAGCTATGCCATCGTAGATCGTATGGCTGCAGATTCTGGCTGTAGTGTAATCAGCCTGATACACCACGAAGACAAACGCAGCTTGATACAGTCAGAGAAATACATCAGCGATAAACACGGACTGCCGACAATAAATGACATCCTGACCGAGCTCGCCAGGCCTGGACGAGATCCACGTCAAAAATTCGAGAGCATCTGTTTCGACAGTTCTATCCGCACGATCGCAGACCTCAAGCCCGGCATGAAACTAGCCGGAATTGTCACCAATGTCACCAATTTTGGAGCGTTTGTTGATATAGGCGTCCACCAGGACGGCCTGGTGCATATTTCCCAGCTTGCAGATAGCTTTGTAAGAAACCCTGCTGATATAGTAAGTGTCAACCAGGCAGTAACGGTAACAGTATTAGATATAGATGCAAAACTTAAAAGGATTGCGCTTTCTATGAAGACAGACACAATTCCTGCCGGATAA
- the rho gene encoding transcription termination factor Rho: MEISQLENKTREELLEIAKESGLSNYTSLKKQDIVLRLLKASAEQQGNLFCNGILDIMADGYGFLRQESLLPGNSDIYVSQSQIRRFGLRTGDMVIGQGRPAKAGEKYFSLLRVEAINGLDPEQAKGRPHFGSLTPTYPDELVDLETSPANLSTRLINLIAPIGRGQRGLIVSPPKAGKTMLLKAIANAVTAKYNDIHLMVCLIGERPEEVTDMKRSVRGEVISATFDEAVENQTRVSELALERAKRLVEGGKDVFILLDGITRLTRAYNLAMPSSGRTLSGGLDPAALHPAKRFFGAARNVDEGGSLTIIATCLIDTGSRMDDLIYEEFKGTGNMELHLDRKLAERHTFPAIDILRSGTRRDDLLIDESVQKQIWLLKRMISMMSSDSVNSTETTERILERMARTSSNAEFLTKLGKDSA; the protein is encoded by the coding sequence ATGGAAATCAGTCAATTGGAAAATAAAACTCGCGAAGAGTTACTTGAAATTGCTAAAGAAAGCGGACTTTCGAATTATACCAGTTTGAAGAAGCAGGATATTGTTCTGCGTCTTCTTAAGGCTAGTGCCGAACAGCAAGGCAACTTGTTCTGCAATGGCATCCTGGATATTATGGCCGACGGTTATGGATTTTTAAGGCAGGAGAGTTTGCTTCCCGGTAATTCCGATATATATGTCTCGCAATCTCAGATTCGACGTTTTGGATTACGCACTGGTGACATGGTAATAGGCCAGGGCAGACCAGCCAAGGCTGGAGAGAAATATTTTAGCCTGCTAAGGGTAGAGGCGATAAACGGACTTGATCCGGAACAAGCCAAGGGCAGGCCGCATTTTGGATCTCTGACTCCGACTTATCCGGATGAACTCGTTGATCTTGAAACCTCACCGGCCAATCTCTCGACTCGTCTGATAAATCTGATTGCCCCGATCGGCAGAGGGCAGCGCGGGCTTATCGTGTCCCCTCCTAAAGCTGGAAAAACGATGTTGTTAAAAGCCATCGCTAATGCGGTTACTGCTAAATATAACGACATTCATCTGATGGTATGTCTTATCGGGGAGAGACCTGAAGAAGTTACCGACATGAAACGTTCTGTTAGGGGCGAGGTAATTAGTGCCACCTTTGATGAAGCAGTTGAAAACCAGACCAGAGTGAGCGAGCTTGCACTGGAAAGAGCTAAACGACTAGTTGAGGGCGGTAAAGACGTTTTCATTTTGCTTGACGGTATTACCCGTCTTACCAGGGCATACAACTTGGCAATGCCTTCTAGCGGCCGCACCTTGTCTGGCGGACTTGATCCAGCAGCTTTGCATCCGGCCAAACGCTTTTTTGGAGCCGCTCGCAATGTTGATGAAGGAGGAAGTCTGACTATTATTGCCACCTGCTTGATAGATACCGGCTCTCGAATGGATGATCTTATCTATGAAGAGTTCAAGGGTACGGGCAACATGGAATTGCACCTTGATCGCAAACTGGCCGAGCGGCACACATTCCCAGCAATTGACATCCTTCGTAGTGGTACACGGCGTGACGATTTGCTTATTGACGAATCAGTGCAGAAGCAAATCTGGTTACTTAAACGCATGATATCTATGATGTCATCTGACTCGGTGAATTCAACTGAAACCACTGAGCGCATTCTTGAGCGAATGGCTAGAACCAGCAGCAACGCTGAATTTTTAACCAAACTGGGCAAGGATTCGGCTTAA